The genomic stretch AGCAGAAAATGAAAAACGCTAAGACCAGGTTAGGGATCGTTGACGACCACCAGATAGTAATAGACGGGCTAAAATCTTTACTTCAGGGCCACAACCAGTTTGAAGTGCTGGTTGAATGTACACAGCCGCTCCGGATGATCGAACTCATCGGCAGGAATTTCATTGATATTTTACTCACCGACGTAATGATGCCCGGCATGAACGGGGCAGAACTGGCAAAAGAAGTTCACCTGAAATACCCTGAAATAAAGATACTGGCGCTTTCCATGAGCGGGCAGGGCGACCTGGTAAACCGGATGATCGAAGATGCAGACATTTCCGGTTATGTGCTCAAGAACATTGGCAAACAGGAATTGGTGAAGGCACTGGAAAAGATCTCTGCCGGCGGCATTTATTTCAGCGATGAGGTTTTGGAGGAAATGACCAGGGCCAGCGAACGGAAAAAAGAAAATGAAGAGGTCAATCTTACGGCCAGGGAAATTGAGATCATCCGGCTGATCGAAAAAGAATTAAGCAATAAACAGATCGCTGAAAGACTTTTTTTGAGCGAACGGACCGTGGAGACCCACCGCAAGAATATTTTCCGGAAAACGAATACCGCCAGCGTGATCGGCTTGGTGAAATATGCCTACGAGCACAAGCTCATATGAATAATGAACAAGGAATTTTGAATGACGAAGTATGACATTCCGATCATAATTCATCATTCCTTGTTCCTTGCTCGATATTCATTCCCTGGTTCAGTATTCTCAGACCTTCAGGTTCTCCAGCATATCCTTCGTCATCTGTTGCAGGTTGAATTCTTCCTTCCATCCCCAGTCCCTTCTTGCCACGGCATCATCAATACTCTGCGGCCAGCTGTCTGCAATAGGCTGGCGATAATCGGGTTTAAAGCTGACTGAAAAATCCGGGACATACTTCTTTATCTCCGCAGTGATCTCCTTTGGTGAAAAACTCATGGCCGATAAATTGTAAGACGTACGTACAGAGATCTTATCTGCCGGCGCTTCCATCAATTCGATCGTAGCCCGGATGGCATCGGGCATATACATCATGGGCAGGTATGTATCTTCCCGTAAGAAGCATTCATAATTCTTTCCCTTCTTTGCCTTGTAAAAAATATCCACGGCATAATCCGTTGTTCCGCCGCCGGGTTCACTCTTATAGCTTATCAGTCCGGGGTAACGCAGGCTCCGTACATCCACCCCATAGCGCTGATTAAAATAATGGCACCAGAACTCACCGGCATATTTACTGATACCGTAAACAGTGGTAGGCTCAATAATGGTCTGTTGCGGGCAATCCTGTTTTGGCGAGGTGGGCCCGAAAACCGCAATACTGCTCGGCCAATATACTTTATGCAGGTTTTCCTCCCGGGCTATGTCCAGCACGTTCAGTAAACTCTGCATGTTTAGACTCCAGGCCAGGTTGGGATTTTTTTCGCCGGTGGCAGAAAGAATGGCAGCCAACAGGTATACCTGGGTAATATTCTGCCGGATCACCTGTACGTGCAGCATCTCCTTGTTCATCACATCCAGGCTCACGTAGGGGCCGGTACCCTTTAGCAGGTCATTTTCTTCCCGCAGGTCAGAAGCCACTACGTTGGCATTGCCGTATATTTTACGAAGAGCCAGTGTTAACTCCACTCCTATCTGTCCGGATGCGCCGATCACTAATATTTTCTCTTTAAGCATAGCAAGTCTTTGAAATACAAATGTAAGGGCTAATACAATTCATTCCTCAGGCAAAGCCGTTTGTTCATCAAATCCCGCCGTTCGGAAGTTCGTGATGTTTTTTTAGTTCTTTTATTTATATTTGAATTGCCCTTTAATATAGACCAATATCCTTCGGTCGACGCCAATTACCCTTCTCGATCAGCAAGAAATTTTTCACCCTGGTGACCTTTAAAACTATACTATTATGAGAAAGAAGTACCTCTTGCTGATAACCTTTCTGCCCGTTATTCATTTTGCTGGTGCACAGTCCTTTTCTGTAAATACTGACGGAAGTGTTGCCGACCCGAGCGCCATGCTGGATGTGAAAAGCAGCCAGAAGGGGCTTTTGATACCCCGGATGACAAAGACTGAAAGAAACGCTATCACCACCCCCGCTACCGGTTTGCTGGTATTTCAAAATGCGCCCGACAGTATTGGCTTCTATTATTACGACGGCAGTAAATGGAGTTGGGTTGCATCCATTAACGGAAATGCCGATACCCTTGCCTGGAAAAGAAACGGGAATGCAGGCACCAGCACCGCAATGCATTTCATCGGAACCACCGACAACCGGGCACTGAACTTCCGGGTCAATAATATACGGGCAGGATTGATCGATAATGCCAGTTACAATTTAGCCCTGGGATACTCCGGTTTCCTTAACAATTCATCAGGCACACATAATACAGCCATCGGTTATCAGTCAATGACCGGTAATACAACAGGCAATTACAATACCTCTGTGGGGGCGTTCAGTTTTTTCAGCAATACAGCGGGGATCCGGAATACGGCCATAGGAACCTCTGCACTTTATTTCAATAATGCCAATGATAATACAGCTGTTGGATATGAAGCTCTTAATCAGACTTCATCTGTTGCTGCAAGAAACAATACAGCGGTAGGTTCAAATGCATTGCGGCAGAACAGCTCCGGTACCGCCAATACCGCAATGGGTGATTCAGCAGGATATATTTTAACCGCGGCCAGCTATAATGTCTTTTTCGGAAAAAATGCAGGAAGGGATAACCTGGGTTCCTGGACGACCCTGATCGGTATTGATGCCGGGACAAAAAACACGGCCAACGGAAGCGTTTTCATTGGTTCAGCTGCAGGGATGAAAAACACATCCGGCATTGGAAACACATTTGTAGGCGATAATGCCGGAAGAGAAGTTATCACAAGTTCAAATAATTCCTTTTTCGGAAGCTATGCCGGCCAGGCAACTACAGGTTCAGGAAATAGTTTTTTTGGCAGACTGGCCGGGTATAATAATACATCAGGCATCAATAATCTGGCCACTGGGTTTGAATCGCTGATAAGTAACCAGGGAGGCAACAACAATACTGCTGTTGGCTACAGGAGCCTTTATTCCAATACATCCGGCTACAGCAATATTGCCCTTGGCCCGGAAGCATTACGGACAAATACAACCGGCAGTAATCTGGTTGCGGTGGGTGATTCAGCCCTCTATAATAATTCCGGTGGTACCAGTAATACGGCTGTTGGCTCAAAAGCTTTATATCTTAATTCAAACGGCGTAAATAATACAGCAACAGGATTCCAGGCTTTAAGACAAAACGGACTTGGCAGCAATAATACGGCATTTGGATCCAATGCTTTGATCCTTAATACAAATGGAAGTGCCCATACTGCAATGGGTTCATTTGCATTAAGTAACCTGACAGGCAGTAATTACAATGTTGCCATTGGTGACAGTGCAGCCCGGAATTTAGCAAGCGGCTCCAATAATGTTATTGTAGGTACCTGGGCAATGAAAGATCATACTGTCGGCCAGCAAAATACGGCCATTGGAAACTTTGCCATGGGAGAAAGAGAAAGCGGTAATTATAACACAGCCCTAGGAGCAGGAAGCCTATGGAATACAAACAATGACTATAATACGGGGATCGGGTACCAAGCAGGTGTTGCAAATGTTTCAGGAACCAACAATACCTACCTGGGAGCAAATGTTATCGTTGGAGTTGATAATTTGACCAACTCTACAGCTCTTGGAGCAAACTCGTTTATAAACGTAAGTAATAAGGTCCGGATCGGTTCTTCAACTGTAACAGTGATCGAAGGACAGGTTGGATACACATTCCCATCTGACGGAAGATTTAAAACAGCGGTCACTGAATCTGTTCCGGGGCTTGATTTTATTACCAGGCTGCGCCCGGTTATTTATAATTTCCAGACTTCCCGGTATGATGCTTTTATAAGATCAGGTACTACTGCAGATCCGAAGCTCATCGGCTCTATTGATTATACCGAATCAGAACGCATACGTCATAGTGGCTTTATTGCACAGGAGGTTGAAAAAGCAGCCAGGGAAGCAGGTTATGATTTTGACGGAATTGTCATTCCAAAGAATGATAAGGACACCTACGGCATAGGTTATTCTCAATTTGTGGTCCCATTGGTAAAAGCAGTACAGGAACAACAAAAACAAATAGAATCGCTGAAAAAAGAACTGGATGAAATGAAGAAATTAATAGGGAAATAGCCGGCATATGGAATACAATATTAAAAACTGAATATTGTAACTTTGCGGCATGGAAAAATATTTAACCGAACTTTTCAACAAGCAGCAATACGATAAGAACAATTTCTTCCTGATTGCAGGCCCCTGCGTGGTGGAAGGGGAAGAAATAGTGATGGAAATAGCAGAGAAAGTTTCTGCTGCCTGCAAAAAACTGCAGATACCATATATATTCAAGGCATCTTACCGAAAAGCAAACCGTACTTCCGCCAGTTCATTCACCGGCATCGGCGATGAAAAAGCCCTGGAGCTGATAAAGAAAGTAAGCGAAAAATTCTCCATCCCCACCACCACCGACATCCATACCGCCGAAGAAGCAGCCATGGCAGCTAAGTATGTTGACGTGTTGCAGATCCCTGCATTTCTATGCCGCCAGACCGACCTGCTGATCGCTGCCGCAAAAACAGGGAAGATCGTGAACGTAAAAAAGGGGCAGTTTGTAAGCGGCCCTTCCATGAAATTTGCTGTTGAAAAGATAAACAATGCCGGTAACAACAAGGTCGGACTGATCGAACGGGGCAATACATTCGGCTACCAGGACCTTGTGGTTGACTACCGCAACATCACCTGGATGAGAGAGATAAAAGTACCTGTCATAATGGATTGCACCCATGCGTTGCAGCAACCGAATCAAACTGCCGGCGTAACAGGAGGAAACCCTGAGCTGATCGAAACGATCGCCAAAGCTGCCATAGCCACAGGGGCCGATGGTTTATTCATTGAAACACACCCCAACCCTGCTGTGGCAAAAAGCGACGGTGCCAATATGCTGCGGCTAAACCTGCTGGAACCCCTGCTGGAAAAACTGGTGAGGATAAGGAAAGCTATTGCCCCTATCCCCTAAAGGGAACAATTATGTTTTACTAATAAATTTTTTGTTACAAACCAATCTTCGCATTGATCTTCTCCATTTTCCCCCTTTAGGGGATAGGGGTCACAGATACCGCAGCGGGTTCCTTCTTGCATTCAGGATATACCGTTTCACATTCATCCAGAAAGCAACAAAGAAGTAAATGATCACCGGGGAACCCAGGGTCATAAAAGACATATAGATAAAGTACTTTCGTATGGTGGAGGTGGCAATGCCCATCCGTTCGCCAATGGCGGTACATACTCCAAATACATGCCACTCAATAAAATGTTTGAACCGGTTCATCCTGCTAAATTAAACACATTTTAACCCAAAAACAAAGCCTTTAAAAAATGCCTTTGTTTCAGTAAATTTGCACTCCAATCTGGAATTTATCCAGTTCACAAACCAGTTCATTCTCAAATCACCAAATTATTACTATGGCCTTCGACCTCGACATGATCAAAAAGTTGTATGCCGATTATGGCAACCGTATTGAAGCAGCCCGTAAAGCAGTGGGCAAACCCCTGACCCTTACAGAAAAAATATTGTATGCCCACCTTTGGGAGGGAAACGCCTCCCAGCCTTATGAGCGTGGCAAAAGCTATGTGGATTTTGCACCCGACCGGGTGGCCATGCAGGATGCCACCGCACAAATGGCGCTGCTCCAGTTCATGCAGAGCGGCCGTGACAAGGTAGCAGTTCCTTCCACGGTACACTGCGACCACCTGATCGAAGCCAAAGTGAACAGCAAGACCGACCTGGACAGGGCTGTGCATGAAAGCAGCGAAGTATATGATTTCCTGGCTTCCGTCAGTAATAAATACGGCATCGGTTTCTGGAAACCCGGCGCCGGCATCATTCACCAGGTGGTGCTTGAAAATTACGCCTTTCCCGGTGGTATGATGATCGGAACAGACAGTCATACCGTTAATGCCGGTGGTTTGGGTATGATCGCCATTGGCGTTGGTGGCGCCGATGCATGCGATGTGATGGCCGGCTTGCCCTGGGAACTGAAAATGCCCAAACTGATTGGTGTAAAACTGACCGGTAAATTGAACGGATGGACCGCACCCAAAGATGTAATTCTTAAAGTGGCCGGCATACTTACTGTAAAAGGGGGTACCGGTACCGTAGTGGAATATTTTGGCGAAGGCGCTGTATCCATGAGTTGTACCGGTAAAGGGACCATTTGTAATATGGGCGCCGAGATCGGTGCAACCACATCAACCTTTGGGTATGATGAAAGCATGAGCCGTTACTTAAAAGCCACGGGTCGTGAAGAAATTGCCGTTGGTGCGGATGCCGTTAAAGAACACCTGACCGCCGATGCAGAAGTATATGCCGATCCCGGAAAATATTTCGACCAGGTGATCGAGATCAATCTCTCGGAACTGGAACCGCATTTGAACGGGCCATTCACTCCCGATCTTGCTACACCTATTTCTAAAATGAAAGAAGAAGCCATTAAGAATGGCTGGCCTACAAAAATTGAAGTGGGCCTGATCGGCAGTTGCACCAACTCTTCGTACGAAGACATAAGCCGTGCTGTGAGCCTGGCAAAACAGGTGAGCGAAAAAGGGTTGAAATTAAGATCAGAATTCACCATAACACCCGGCAGTGAGCAGGTTCGCTATACGATCGAAAGGGATGGATTTTTAAATGTATTTGATAAGATCGGGGCTACCGTTTTTGCCAATGCCTGCGGCCCCTGCATCGGAATGTGGGCAAGGGTGGGTGCAGAAAAAGCAGAGAAGAACACCATCGTACATTCATTCAACCGCAACTTTGCCAAGCGTGCCGATGGCAACCCGAATACGTATGCATTTGTAGGCAGTCCCGAAATGGTAACGGCCATGGCCATTGCCGGCGACCTGACCTTTAACCCGCTGACCGATACATTGACCAACGAAAAAGGCGAGCAGGTAAAACTGGATCCGCCCACCGGGTATGAGTTACCGCCTGCCGGTTTTGCTGTGGAAGATGCCGGCTACCAGGCACCCGCCGCTGATGGAAGCAGTGTGCAGGTAAAAGTATCTCCCACAAGCGACCGCTTACAATTATTAGAACCATTTGCTGCATGGGAAGGCACTGACCTGAATGGATTGAAATTGCTCATCAAAGCAAAGGGCAAATGCACCACCGACCATATCAGTATGGCGGGTAAATGGCTGAAATACCGTGGTCACCTGGATAATATCAGTAATAACCTGCTCATCGGCGCCACCAATTTCTTTAATGATAAGACCGATAATGTAAAAAGCCAGCTGAACGGCGAATACGGGCCCGTACCGGCCACACAACGGTTTTACAAAGCGGCGGGCATTGGTACCATTGTAGTGGGAGATGAAAACTATGGCGAGGGGTCAAGCCGTGAACATGCAGCCATGGAACCAAGGCATTTAGGCGTACGTGCCGTACTGGTAAAATCATTTGCACGGATACATGAGACCAACCTGAAAAACAAGGCATGCTGGCCCTGACCTTTGCCAATAAAGAGGATTACAACAAGATCCTCGAGGACGATACCATTGATATTGAAGGGTTACTGGCTTTTGCGCCCAACAAACCATTGCAACTGGTGTTGAACCATGCCGATGGCAGTGCAGAGACCATACAGGTAAACCACACGTACAATCAACAACAGATCGGGTGGTTCAAAGCCGGTGCTGCACTGAATATTATCCGGAGGGAGTTTGAGCGTAAACAATAACACCCGGTAAACTGTTATAAAGACCTGCCCCGACCGGCAGGTTTTTTATTAACAAATCCTTATAAATAAATATTTAATGTTTAAACATTGAAGTTGTACCTTGCATCAAATTTAAAAATCATGGCAACCAAAAACTGGGTCCTGGACCCCACACACAGCGAAGTTCATTTCAAGATCAAACACCTGATGATCACCAATGTTACAGGCAGTTTTGACATTTTTACTGTATCGGCAAAGACCGAAGAAGAAGACTTTACCCGGGGAAAGATCACCTTCACGGCCGATGTGAATTCCATCTCCACCGGCAATGAGCAAAGAGACGGTCACCTGAAGAGTGGCGACTTTTTCGATGTAGAAAAATTCCCCCGGATCAAATTTGAAGCAACCAAGGCAACACCCGTTGACAACGATGGTTCATTCGACCTGTACGGCGACCTGACCATACGCGACGTGACAAAAAATGTAAAGCTGGCCGTAGAATTCGGCGGGGTGGTTAAAGACCCGTACGGAAATACCAAGGCCGGTTTCACCATCAATGGAAAGATCAACCGGAAGGATTTTGGACTTACCTGGAATGCGGCTACCGAAGCAGGTGGCGTAGTGGTAAGTGAGGAAGTGAGGATCGTAGCAGAGATACAATTGGTAGAACAACCGGTTGCTGAAGAGGTAGAACTCGCAGCACAGCAATAATATATTTTTGCCCATGAGAACTGAAACTGAATCCCGGTGGGATTCAGTTTTTTCGTTAATACCGCTTGATCATTTTACATCAAACCATACTTTGTTAGCATCATTCCAGTCTCCGTTATAATTAATGGTAAGTTCCTCCCCTTTTTCAATCACCCGCACGGTTTTGATCATCATGTTCTCATCTTCAAAATCCATGAAATACTCACAATTGCTTTTATAGCTGTGGTTATAAATGGGTATCAGCCCAAGCGCCATGCAGCATCTGCCTGCCTGTCCGGCAGGCAGGTCCTTCTGCTTTCCCCACTCAAAAATATAATCGTGCAAAAGGGTCTTGTCCAAATACTCCCGGTCTGCCTTCTCCATGGCAATGACCGGGGATATTTCAATGACGGTATTGGCCGGGATCCGTTCCCGGGTAAAGACCCCCCTGCCCTTTTCGTTCGTGCTATCAACAAATAAATAAGGCTTCAGCATAACATCGGGTTAAGATAAATGGGCTAAATTGCGGCACATTTCAATGCAATTTAATAACAATGAACGATGTCGCTGGAACTGGAAGAAATATCATTGCAGCAGCGGTTTGAAGAAGTGATCGCTTCGGAGAACAAACTGGAGATACAGGAATTTCTGAATCACCAGAACATCAGCGACGTGGCCAACCTCATTTACGACAACGAGGATTACGAAAGCCAGATCATTTCCCATCTTTCCATTCACCGGGCTGCCAGCGTTTTTAAGATCCTTGAACTGCCGGTTCAGAAAAGGATCATTAAGAATTTACCGGCATTTAAAACCACCGAGCTGCTCAATGAACTGCCGGCGGATGACCGGGTTGCCTTCCTGGAAGAATTGCCCACCAGCATTGTAAGGGACCTCATCAAGACCCTGGAACCCGATGAACGTATAGTAACCCTTGAAGTACTGGGCTATCCCGAAAACAGCATGGGCCGGATAATGACGCCGGACTATGTATACATATACGAGCACAATACCGTGGCAGAGGTTTTTGAAACGATCCGCAAGCATGCCAAAAGCAGTGAGACCATTGATGTGATCTATGTGATCAATGAACAGGGCGAGCTGCTGGATGATATCCGCATCCGGGACTTCATCCTGGCGGACCCTCAAACCAAAGTGACCGAACTGATGGACGGGCGTTCCATTGTGTTGCACGTGAATGATGACCAGGAAATGGCCAGCGAGGTCTTTAAGATGAATAACCGGGTGGCTTTGCCCGTTACCGACAACAATAATATCCTGCTGGGCATTGTTACCATTGATGATATCCTTTGGGTGGCAGAAGAAGAGTTCAGCGAAGACATCCAGAAGATAGGTGGTACCGAAGCATTGGATGAACCCTACCTGGATATGCCTTTCTGGAAACTGATCGGCAAACGGGCGCCCTGGCTCATCATTTTATTCGTGGGCGAATTATTCACTGCCAGCGCCATGAGTTTCTTTGAAGACGAGATCAAAAAAGTGCTGGTGCTGAACATGCTGGTGCCCCTCATCATTTCCAGCGGCGGTAATACCGGGAGCCAGGCATCCACCCTTATCATTCAGGCCATGGCCAAAGCAGAGATCACAATCAATGACTGGCTGAAAATATTCAAACGGGAATTAAAAAGCGGCCTCGTGCTGGGTGGGATATTAGGCATGGTGGGTTTTATCAGAACCTTTGTGTGGAGTTATATAGAACCGCATCTTTACGGCGCCCACACATTCCTGCTGGCAATGGTAACAGGTGTTTCGGTCCTGGGAGTTGTTCTATGGGGCACGCTTGCCGGCTCCATGCTTCCCATGTTCTTAAAGAGATTGAAATTTGACCCTGCTACATCCTCCGCACCATTTGTAGCCACATTGGTGGATGTTACAGGCATTGTCATTTATTTCACGGTGGCCTATTTCTTCCTTTCCGGCATTTTACTGTAATGCTTTCATCGGGGCAGAAGAACCCGGTTTGTCACCATACTTTGTTTGCTTGACCCTTGCTTTCTGATTTTTGTAAGTAACCAAAAAAAGATTATCAAATTCCGCATCCGGCAGATCCCCCCCTGGAAAATCCAGAACACCCAGCTTACGGATTATATGTGGTATGGTATTGCTGTGGGCAATGACCAGGATCGTTTTACCAAAATCCCGGTGCTCCATGATCGCATTCACCAGGTTGTCGCAGATAGTATCGGCCGTATAATGAACGGTGTCAATTCCCAATCGGATGCGCATGCTGTCGGCGGTCATTTGTGTGCGCCTGTATTGGCTTACATAGATCTTCTGTATCCCTTCATTCTGTAAGGCCCTCACCAGGTCACCGGCCCTTTTGTATCCCGTGGCAGTTAAAACCGGGTCCTTGCCCGTTTCTTTTTCAGCATGACGTACAATGAATACCCTTGTAACGGCGTTTTCCTGCTGGGCAAAAATCATGGTTGCCGACAGGCAAAAAACAAGAAGGACAAAAAAGTATCTCATATAAACGATTTATACCCCCAATTTAAGCCAATACGCTGAAAATAAGCAGCTTTATATGCCAATACTGCCAAATGAGAACATTTTTACTAAATTGCGTTGATTATAACCCTGCATACCAGGGGGCCTGTCAAAAACCAGCTCAGGAATTCACAAAGATTTCTTAACCCTGATAAAAACTGAAAACATAAACTTATGTGCGGAATAGTAGGATACACTGGCCCAAAAGAAGCTTACCCCATCGTCATCACCGGTTTAAAAAGACTGGAATACCGTGGCTACGACAGTACCGGCGTGGCCCTGATGGACCAGGGTCTCAAAGTATATAAAAAGAAAGGCCGGGTCTCGGAACTGGAGCAGACCATTTTCGGCAAAAACCTGCATGCACATACCGGTATCGGGCATACCCGCTGGGCCACCCATGGCGAGCCGAGCGACCGGAATGCACACCCCCATATTTCCGCCAGCGGGAAACTGGCCATGATACATAACGGCATCATTGAGAATTATGCCCAGCTAAAACAGGAACTCACCAATAAAGGGTATTCTTTCAACAGCGACACAGACACCGAGGTTTTGCTCAACTTCATTGAAGACATCCGGGAAAATAACCAATGCGACCTGGAAGAAGCCGTTCGGGTTGCGCTGAAAAGGGTTACCGGCGCTTATGTGATCCTGATGCTGGATACGGAACACCCGGATACCATCATTGCAGCAAGAAAAGGAAGCCCATTGGTCATTGGCGTAGGTAAAGGGGAACATTTCCTGGGTTCCGATGCATCGCCCATGCTGGAATACACCAAGGAAGTGGTTTATGTAAATGATTATGAACTGGCCATTGTAACCCCCGATGAACTGATCCTGAAAAACCTGGGCAATGAAAAGATAACTCCTTTTGTGACCAAGCTGGATATGGAATTAGCCGCTATCGAAAAAGGCGGTTACGACCACTTCATGCTGAAAGAGATATTTGAACAACCCAGTACCATCCATGATTGTTTAAGAGGAAGACTGGATGCTGCCGCCGGCACCATCACCATGAGTGGTATACAGAACAACATTGAACATTTTAAAAAGGCCAGCCGCATCATCATCGTTGCCTGCGGTACCAGCTGGCATGCCGCTTTATTGGCTGAATATATCATTGAAGAGCTTTGCCGTATCCCGGTGGAAGTGGAATACGCTTCCGAGTTCAGGTACCGCAACCCCATCATCAATAAAGGCGATATCATCATCGCCATTTCGCAAAGCGGTGAAACGGCCGATACACTGGTGGCCATTGAACGGGCAAAAGAAAACGGCGCCATCATCTTTGGCATCGTGAACGTGGTGGGCTCATCCATTGCACGGATAAGTGACGGTGGTGCCTATACCCACGCCGGCCCCGAGATCGGCGTTGCCTCCACCAAGGCATTTACCGGCCAACTGGCCGTATTGACCATGATGGCTTTAAAGATCGCCAAAGAAAAAGGGACCATCCCTAATGACCGGTACCGCAAATTATTGTTTGAACTGGAATCCGTTCCCGAAAAAGTGGCTACTACTTTAAAAAGTGCCGAAGCAATCAAAAAGATCGCTGAAAAATATAAGGGAGCAGGCGATGCCCTTTTCCTGGGACGTGGCTATAACTTTCCCATTGCACTGGAAGGCGCCCTGAAGCTGAAAGAGATCTCTTATATACATGCCGAAGGTTATCCCGCCGCCGAAATGAAACACGGGCCCATTGCACTGGTGGATGAGAACCTGCCGGTGATATTCATTGCCACCATGG from Chitinophagaceae bacterium encodes the following:
- a CDS encoding response regulator transcription factor, which codes for MKNAKTRLGIVDDHQIVIDGLKSLLQGHNQFEVLVECTQPLRMIELIGRNFIDILLTDVMMPGMNGAELAKEVHLKYPEIKILALSMSGQGDLVNRMIEDADISGYVLKNIGKQELVKALEKISAGGIYFSDEVLEEMTRASERKKENEEVNLTAREIEIIRLIEKELSNKQIAERLFLSERTVETHRKNIFRKTNTASVIGLVKYAYEHKLI
- a CDS encoding NAD-dependent epimerase/dehydratase family protein, whose product is MLKEKILVIGASGQIGVELTLALRKIYGNANVVASDLREENDLLKGTGPYVSLDVMNKEMLHVQVIRQNITQVYLLAAILSATGEKNPNLAWSLNMQSLLNVLDIAREENLHKVYWPSSIAVFGPTSPKQDCPQQTIIEPTTVYGISKYAGEFWCHYFNQRYGVDVRSLRYPGLISYKSEPGGGTTDYAVDIFYKAKKGKNYECFLREDTYLPMMYMPDAIRATIELMEAPADKISVRTSYNLSAMSFSPKEITAEIKKYVPDFSVSFKPDYRQPIADSWPQSIDDAVARRDWGWKEEFNLQQMTKDMLENLKV
- a CDS encoding tail fiber domain-containing protein → MRKKYLLLITFLPVIHFAGAQSFSVNTDGSVADPSAMLDVKSSQKGLLIPRMTKTERNAITTPATGLLVFQNAPDSIGFYYYDGSKWSWVASINGNADTLAWKRNGNAGTSTAMHFIGTTDNRALNFRVNNIRAGLIDNASYNLALGYSGFLNNSSGTHNTAIGYQSMTGNTTGNYNTSVGAFSFFSNTAGIRNTAIGTSALYFNNANDNTAVGYEALNQTSSVAARNNTAVGSNALRQNSSGTANTAMGDSAGYILTAASYNVFFGKNAGRDNLGSWTTLIGIDAGTKNTANGSVFIGSAAGMKNTSGIGNTFVGDNAGREVITSSNNSFFGSYAGQATTGSGNSFFGRLAGYNNTSGINNLATGFESLISNQGGNNNTAVGYRSLYSNTSGYSNIALGPEALRTNTTGSNLVAVGDSALYNNSGGTSNTAVGSKALYLNSNGVNNTATGFQALRQNGLGSNNTAFGSNALILNTNGSAHTAMGSFALSNLTGSNYNVAIGDSAARNLASGSNNVIVGTWAMKDHTVGQQNTAIGNFAMGERESGNYNTALGAGSLWNTNNDYNTGIGYQAGVANVSGTNNTYLGANVIVGVDNLTNSTALGANSFINVSNKVRIGSSTVTVIEGQVGYTFPSDGRFKTAVTESVPGLDFITRLRPVIYNFQTSRYDAFIRSGTTADPKLIGSIDYTESERIRHSGFIAQEVEKAAREAGYDFDGIVIPKNDKDTYGIGYSQFVVPLVKAVQEQQKQIESLKKELDEMKKLIGK
- the kdsA gene encoding 3-deoxy-8-phosphooctulonate synthase, producing the protein MEKYLTELFNKQQYDKNNFFLIAGPCVVEGEEIVMEIAEKVSAACKKLQIPYIFKASYRKANRTSASSFTGIGDEKALELIKKVSEKFSIPTTTDIHTAEEAAMAAKYVDVLQIPAFLCRQTDLLIAAAKTGKIVNVKKGQFVSGPSMKFAVEKINNAGNNKVGLIERGNTFGYQDLVVDYRNITWMREIKVPVIMDCTHALQQPNQTAGVTGGNPELIETIAKAAIATGADGLFIETHPNPAVAKSDGANMLRLNLLEPLLEKLVRIRKAIAPIP
- a CDS encoding PspC family transcriptional regulator — its product is MNRFKHFIEWHVFGVCTAIGERMGIATSTIRKYFIYMSFMTLGSPVIIYFFVAFWMNVKRYILNARRNPLRYL
- a CDS encoding YceI family protein, with translation MATKNWVLDPTHSEVHFKIKHLMITNVTGSFDIFTVSAKTEEEDFTRGKITFTADVNSISTGNEQRDGHLKSGDFFDVEKFPRIKFEATKATPVDNDGSFDLYGDLTIRDVTKNVKLAVEFGGVVKDPYGNTKAGFTINGKINRKDFGLTWNAATEAGGVVVSEEVRIVAEIQLVEQPVAEEVELAAQQ
- a CDS encoding SET domain-containing protein-lysine N-methyltransferase gives rise to the protein MLKPYLFVDSTNEKGRGVFTRERIPANTVIEISPVIAMEKADREYLDKTLLHDYIFEWGKQKDLPAGQAGRCCMALGLIPIYNHSYKSNCEYFMDFEDENMMIKTVRVIEKGEELTINYNGDWNDANKVWFDVK
- the mgtE gene encoding magnesium transporter; this translates as MSLELEEISLQQRFEEVIASENKLEIQEFLNHQNISDVANLIYDNEDYESQIISHLSIHRAASVFKILELPVQKRIIKNLPAFKTTELLNELPADDRVAFLEELPTSIVRDLIKTLEPDERIVTLEVLGYPENSMGRIMTPDYVYIYEHNTVAEVFETIRKHAKSSETIDVIYVINEQGELLDDIRIRDFILADPQTKVTELMDGRSIVLHVNDDQEMASEVFKMNNRVALPVTDNNNILLGIVTIDDILWVAEEEFSEDIQKIGGTEALDEPYLDMPFWKLIGKRAPWLIILFVGELFTASAMSFFEDEIKKVLVLNMLVPLIISSGGNTGSQASTLIIQAMAKAEITINDWLKIFKRELKSGLVLGGILGMVGFIRTFVWSYIEPHLYGAHTFLLAMVTGVSVLGVVLWGTLAGSMLPMFLKRLKFDPATSSAPFVATLVDVTGIVIYFTVAYFFLSGILL
- a CDS encoding histidine phosphatase family protein yields the protein MRYFFVLLVFCLSATMIFAQQENAVTRVFIVRHAEKETGKDPVLTATGYKRAGDLVRALQNEGIQKIYVSQYRRTQMTADSMRIRLGIDTVHYTADTICDNLVNAIMEHRDFGKTILVIAHSNTIPHIIRKLGVLDFPGGDLPDAEFDNLFLVTYKNQKARVKQTKYGDKPGSSAPMKALQ